A genome region from Nocardia sp. NBC_01730 includes the following:
- a CDS encoding ESX secretion-associated protein EspG encodes MDRSWTLTDVEFVVAWDRMRELRLPAPFTALVRDLDWDEQYEERQAWLGLRTRWSSGLDEVFDIVAKPDLRIIAHGWDQRAAADPTSHIRLHAIRRADRGYLLEQIPGRTTYDGGRVTITECDCLSLAERIAARLPAEERGQFDNVVLPRRSTDAEFDAEFGASMVREPKEAPVDQHGAELLRKPVARRGIVEVRQGVTRFGPRNLARRGLWWRDIADDGRYVITPGSPAIATGVDTARLVSSINRAVADVIRLIKDERR; translated from the coding sequence ATGGACCGGAGCTGGACACTCACCGACGTGGAGTTCGTCGTTGCCTGGGACCGCATGCGAGAGCTGCGGCTGCCCGCGCCTTTCACCGCTCTCGTGCGTGATCTGGATTGGGATGAGCAATACGAAGAACGCCAAGCGTGGCTGGGGTTGCGGACTCGGTGGAGCAGTGGGCTCGATGAGGTGTTCGACATCGTAGCGAAGCCTGATTTGCGTATCATCGCGCACGGTTGGGATCAGCGCGCTGCCGCCGATCCGACGTCACATATCCGTCTCCATGCCATTCGGCGCGCCGACCGAGGCTACCTCCTCGAACAGATTCCGGGCAGGACCACTTACGACGGCGGCCGTGTCACAATCACCGAGTGCGATTGCCTTTCCCTGGCCGAACGGATCGCTGCCCGTCTGCCGGCGGAGGAGCGCGGGCAGTTCGACAATGTCGTGCTACCCCGCAGATCTACCGACGCGGAATTCGACGCCGAATTCGGTGCATCGATGGTGCGGGAACCGAAGGAAGCTCCGGTCGACCAGCATGGTGCCGAACTTCTGCGCAAACCGGTGGCGCGCCGAGGTATCGTGGAGGTTCGGCAGGGGGTAACGAGATTCGGTCCACGGAATCTGGCTCGACGTGGATTGTGGTGGCGCGATATCGCCGACGACGGACGCTATGTGATTACTCCTGGCAGCCCGGCCATTGCTACCGGCGTCGACACGGCGCGGTTGGTTAGCTCGATAAATCGTGCTGTTGCCGACGTGATCCGTCTGATCAAGGACGAGCGGCGCTGA
- a CDS encoding YbaB/EbfC family nucleoid-associated protein: MWNGRAKGNGSGMEAMLGELQDQLRHVTDVAQQRAGLTASAATRDKRVTVTVDADGHLTDLQFSADIKQLSYDEIAAAVVAAAQQAVAEVTRRGGELFEPLNDHRARMPKLSELIEGLPDIEGPAASRPSVTGARTNTETGEEIWDSTAPESSNASLVAAHLDDEDPELRIVDAVDLPEPSTSMVAADMDEETTEPWFADEVDNGHMAGDAEGSEVSDRGWG, translated from the coding sequence ATGTGGAATGGGCGCGCCAAAGGCAACGGGTCCGGCATGGAGGCGATGCTGGGTGAACTGCAGGATCAGTTGCGGCATGTCACCGATGTCGCGCAACAGCGCGCCGGGCTGACCGCCAGCGCGGCGACACGGGATAAGCGGGTCACGGTGACGGTGGATGCCGACGGCCATCTGACCGATCTCCAGTTCTCCGCCGATATCAAGCAGCTCAGCTATGACGAGATCGCGGCGGCTGTTGTCGCTGCCGCGCAGCAGGCGGTGGCGGAGGTGACCCGCCGCGGCGGTGAGCTGTTCGAGCCGCTGAACGATCACCGGGCTCGCATGCCGAAGCTTTCGGAGCTGATCGAGGGGCTGCCCGATATCGAGGGCCCAGCCGCATCGCGGCCGTCGGTGACGGGTGCGCGGACGAATACCGAAACCGGTGAAGAGATTTGGGACAGCACGGCGCCCGAGTCGAGCAATGCATCGCTGGTAGCCGCACACCTGGATGACGAAGATCCGGAGCTGCGGATCGTGGACGCGGTCGATTTGCCCGAGCCGAGCACATCCATGGTTGCCGCGGACATGGACGAGGAAACCACGGAACCGTGGTTCGCGGATGAGGTCGATAACGGTCACATGGCCGGTGATGCGGAGGGCTCTGAAGTCTCGGATCGCGGCTGGGGGTAG